Proteins encoded together in one Pectinophora gossypiella chromosome 20, ilPecGoss1.1, whole genome shotgun sequence window:
- the LOC126375973 gene encoding uncharacterized protein LOC126375973 isoform X2, translating to MQQRAPKVPNNIKLQQPTVTGSQLRTRALSANFFKATFSSRIKAVPAASSYSVESITKIGNAETKPITRNRPRTAAELESSEKSRLKRSVKPVKKLIKPSDPERPTRTKQVTQPDLGGPKTNEIPKTKAAHDLKSPNVVLQIVKKSHAAPKPPVSKVTTSNSILPPTLKPKVDKTKLKLTKNINNNDVWTPANEARIPSKVATLPIRGPSQGKQETTLKGAPSISSLDSKHHKVAPARDKSLKIFGSKEKLHKAHKKKDLGNNNAVLEDPELREGEFEDARGEYGSAEELGSVDERSSQEYVSLPVTLNAEHMPGFQEVDLRPRIPSEASLASGVREIESLRRELEATVMERAQLQTRVEELLERATEAERLRTELDRLKSVSSEQEAALERLADENGALRARLRGVAHSPLSDSEKRQLLLAPAPRRMHSSAPASIALAHNGEGDSGEASTPEWDKHSSSSLSEVSVACLQDRILQMEEHHYSTSEELQATLAELADLQTQLADAHADNERLADEKQVLLESLCRQTEKLEDSRTKVDTLQELLLREGVEPETLMSGDTDQQLFAVLKLSQEERRHLISKQEQLEADLAEKKAALEEKTKENENLAEKVRTLESTLERAEAEKMQWEAEAGAARELAAARQHQLTTLSDLLDAAKAKLAERAGAAEGAAEAEAALAAARRDGDTHAARAHALAERLAHAQRQLDRAHADARKLHDDALVSRNNAKSTISELEFQLEQLRQEKAALQAELKTLQDNVTESQMQVQVASEEKLSLMTRAGEALAHAADLERQLQDARARNTQLQRDRERDEAEWKQFQSDLLMTVRVANDFKTEAQRELERLVSENKMSRDRIRLLEDQIHSMKGVNKSGSVDSVHNYSDDEKRLSKDSDSLDSQGENSKDIFKSICTRYLSRVHSVSDPPTKESIVDQAFYRLNSVPEPKNDIDTILPDFKIQIENVTMDETNDDESHVTSSDNSDDFNSRILAEAILPPFDKDFKRQDALDLPKINRQDALEVNSSIEDEKLIEKILDVVREEDPTEIKEPSITSEDIKIIDPNTDIVKLVSKSESYSSNKPRDKTIFSRSLSGMYNGKPKSFSADNLHKTDGFKDALKEATSIEFLHDNYSEMSLFTEGSDSVFLSPIEKNRDFKKFDKEHVIMPINTEGALIHSSTLLNNFIRTKEHKEEEDLIKLPIVKAESILPVPYPDEKKNIAKPDIFIEVVNDKTLDEVEQDLKKANEDIKSSFKSALGRIIGNNKGRRSSSPVIRLFKDTDSCNKSNKSDRSSESSDSDWSIFGSRRDSEVKSVVQKRRFSDMKPLVDNRQKSSTSQKRHSDSSISGQRLIDNHRSPSTSINEEAEPITSESISEVVQNIFKNMEKINESTIKARLGSQELAIAENVNDKDDSPKLVDHNVPLVVLDKVEVNKTQTPQKNKTSSDEIETNSIPKIIEEIKAEKENPVQFVNTANGKVTTENETKLSKTITNPEPHLDNNVCYHLKINTVNDLVCQDLPKEVAKTAHDEVDTKTVEKRLKTFLPIKIIHGNYVNNSGDRTPSPIIISPVLIQPIFFTPNASAKHPGAIEPRKDNKTTVYYDDIDQVSSENKNSTVVTDTPKPGEIPKRKGIYQRNTKAKNLPFLSWKTFGSNDSLPESKTPSPNIITTKPADMIKPKVVKLSKTPEFLIDNQYYQPMKNVPFVINASPTSFTKPEILEVKPKEVQPLSAPVTTTNPFHSLESRRYSEENYYEEIGEPTFPYQTGKNVADDDKISTQNKVQDDFAVITREELLKVPRKPKRPKKEEKAEKAKIPTIVTEDTDDIVKEMAGITKSVISLSRSPSATDSSKKGGGTITDIVQNLERMSPRIDVKTAELRKFSLQGQGHKGPQIETNTGSLPRPPKPYWKTLDHKRLSHPIRSLNDPPPQRPLPIPPRNEEPPAPPPLLSSASLQDIMATAASRRTKGVSRQDSRLSVKSLIESIENAAKAAKQSPATTPVGEWPQVQTTVGVTTAPPPIKNGLSDPAPATNGISNNNFSKPPAARNNRPSPIAAESGPGNIPDEQRAFASLQQKAIETFVRRNSHTDISERKDPLNALQVKNGGSKRNALLKWCQQKTLGYSNIDITNFSSSWNDGMALCALLHSYLGDSRVHYASLSPHDKRTNFSVAFAAAESVGIPTTLNIQDMIQQERPDWQQVMAYVTSIYKHFET from the exons AGGGCCAAGTCAGGGGAAACAAGAGACTACGTTGAAAGGGGCCCCCTCGATATCCAGTCTCGATTCGAAGCACCATAAAGTTGCGCCAGCGAGGGATAAGAGTTTGAAGATCTTTGGGTCGAAAGAGAAGCTGCATAAGGCTCACAAGAAGAAGGATTTGGGGAACAATAATGCCGTGCTGGAGGACCCTGAGCTGAGAGAGGGGGAATTCGAGGATGCTCGGGGGGAATACGGCAGCGCGGAGGAGCTGGGGTCGGTGGACGAGCGCTCGTCCCAGGAGTACGTGAGCCTGCCCGTGACGCTCAACGCTGAACACATGCCTGGCTTCCAGGAGGTCGATCTCAGACCCAGAATACCATCTGAG GCGTCGCTGGCGTCAGGGGTGCGAGAGATCGAGTCCTTACGGCGTGAACTGGAGGCGACCGTGATGGAGCGAGCCCAGCTGCAGACCAGAGTCGAGGAGTTACTGGAGCGCGCCACTGAAGCGGAACGGCTGCGGACAGAACTGGACCGGCTGAAG TCGGTGTCTTCAGAGCAGGAAGCGGCGTTGGAGCGTCTGGCCGACGAGAACGGTGCGCTGCGCGCCCGGCTGCGCGGCGTGGCGCACTCGCCGCTCTCCGACAGCGAGAAGCGGCAGCTGTTGctagcgcccgcgccgcgccgcatgCACTCCTCCGCGCCCGCCTCCATTGCGCTCGCGCATAAT GGCGAGGGTGACAGTGGCGAGGCGAGTACCCCGGAGTGGGACAAGCACTCGTCCTCTTCCCTCAGCGAGGTCTCTGTCGCCTGTCTGCAGGACCGCATCTTGCAAATGGAGGAACACCACTACAG TACAAGCGAAGAACTCCAAGCGACATTGGCAGAGTTGGCGGATTTACAGACACAGTTGGCGGACGCTCACGCGGACAACGAGCGGCTGGCTGATGAGAAGCAGGTGCTGCTGGAGTCGCTGTGCCGACAGACTGAAAAGCTCGAGGACAGCCGCACTAAG GTGGACACCCTGCAAGAGCTGCTCCTCCGCGAGGGTGTGGAGCCGGAGACGCTCATGTCGGGGGACACGGACCAGCAGTTGTTCGCCGTGCTAAAG CTATCACAAGAGGAGCGACGTCATCTTATATCTAAACAAGAGCAGTTGGAAGCAGACCTCGCCGAGAAGAAAGCCGCGCTCGAAGAGAAAACCAAAGAAAATGAAAACTTAGCTGAAAAAGTCAG AACGTTGGAGAGTACGTTGGAGCGGGCCGAAGCAGAGAAGATGCAATGGGAGGCggaggcgggcgcggcgcgggaaCTGGCCGCCGCCCGGCAGCATCAGCTCACCACGCTCAGCGACCTGCTGGACGCTGCTAAGGCTAAG CTGGCGGagcgcgcgggcgcggcggagggcgcggcggaggcggaggcggcgctggcggcggcgcggcgcgacgGCGACACgcacgcggcgcgcgcgcacgcgCTGGCCGAGCGGCTGGCGCATGCGCAGCGCCAGCTGGACCGCGCGCACGCCGACGCCAGGAAGCTGCACGACGACGCGCTC GTGTCCCGCAACAACGCGAAGTCAACGATCTCTGAACTGGAGTTCCAGCTGGAGCAGCTGCGGCAGGAGAAGGCGGCACTGCAGGCCGAGCTCAAGACGCTGCAGGACAACGTGACCGAGTCCCAGATGCAG GTGCAGGTAGCGTCCGAAGAGAAGTTGTCGCTGATGACGCGCGCGGGCGAGGCGCTGGCGCACGCGGCCGACCTGGAGCGGCAGCTGCAGGACGCGCGTGCACGGAACACGCAGCTGCAGCGCGACCGCGAGAGAGAC GAGGCAGAATGGAAACAGTTCCAAAGCGACCTTCTAATGACGGTCCGCGTCGCCAACGACTTTAAAACCGAAGCCCAAAGAGAACTAGAACGACTCGTGTCCGAGAACAAGATGTCCAGGGACAGGATACGACTGTTGGAGGACCAGATACACTCCATGAAAG GTGTTAACAAGTCAGGATCAGTGGATAGCGTTCATAACTATTCCGACGATGAGAAACGACTCTCTAAAGATTCCGATTCGTTGGACTCGCAAGGGGAAAATTCAAAGGATATCTTCAAAAGTATATGCACTCGGTATTTGTCTAGGGTACACAGTGTTTCCGATCCGCCGACCAAAGAATCTATTGTAGATCAAGCTTTCTACAGACTCAATAGTGTACCAGAACCAAAGAATGATATAGATACCATTCTTCCGGACTTTAAGATTCAAATTGAAAATGTGACGATGGATGAAACGAATGACGATGAAAGCCATGTCACTTCTTCAGACAACTCCGATGATTTCAACAGCAGAATACTGGCGGAAGCAATTTTACCACCCTTTGACAAAGACTTTAAACGGCAAGATGCTCTTGATCTCCCTAAAATAAATAGACAAGATGCTTTAGAAGTCAATTCCTCTATTGAAGATGAGAAATTAATAGAAAAAATCTTGGATGTGGTTCGAGAAGAAGACCCAACAGAAATAAAAGAACCAAGCATTACAAGTGAGGATATAAAGATCATTGACCCAAATACAGACATTGTTAAATTAGTTTCGAAATCTGAATCCTACAGTTCAAATAAACCAAGAGATAAAACTATATTCAGTAGAAGTCTTTCTGGTATGTATAACGGTAAACCTAAATCGTTTAGTGCCGATAACTTACATAAAACAGATGGATTCAAAGATGCTTTAAAAGAGGCTACTAGCATAGAGTTCCTGCACGATAATTATAgtgaaatgtctttattcactGAAGGCTCTGACAGCGTTTTCTTATCTCCTATTGAGAAAAATAGAGATTTTAAGAAATTTGATAAAGAACATGTTATTATGCCAATAAATACTGAAGGAGCTCTTATACATTCATCAACATTACTTAACAATTTTATTAGAACTAAGGAACATaaggaagaagaagatcttATTAAATTGCCCATTGTCAAGGCAGAATCTATACTTCCAGTACCATATCCTGATGAAAAAAAGAACATTGCCAAACCAGATATTTTTATTGAGGTTGTTAATGATAAAACTCTAGATGAAGTAGAACAAGATTTGAAAAAAGCTAACGAAGATATAAAATCTAGTTTTAAATCAGCTTTGGGCAGGATCATAGGGAATAATAAAGGTCGTAGGTCATCCTCACCAGTAATAAGGCTGTTCAAAGATACCGATTCgtgtaataaaagtaataaatctgATAGAAGTTCGGAATCGTCAGATAGTGATTGGTCTATATTTGGGAGCCGAAGGGATAGTGAAGTAAAATCTGTAGTTCAAAAGCGGAGGTTTAGTGACATGAAACCACTTGTTGACAATCGGCAGAAATCTTCCACTTCTCAGAAACGCCATTCCGATTCATCCATTAGTGGACAACGATTAATTGATAACCATAGGTCACCCTCCACAAGTATCAATGAAGAGGCAGAGCCTATTACATCTGAATCGATTAGTGAAGTcgtgcaaaatatttttaaaaatatggaAAAGATCAATGAAAGCACCATAAAAGCTAGATTAGGATCACAGGAGTTGGCTATCGCAGAAAACGTCAACGACAAAGATGATTCCCCAAAACTTGTGGATCATAATGTTCCATTAGTAGTTTTAGATAAAGTGGAAGTAAATAAGACACAAACTCCTCAAAAGAATAAGACTTCATCTGATGAAATTGAAACAAATTCAATTCCGAAAATTATCGAAGAAATTAAAGCGGAAAAGGAAAATCCAGTTCAATTCGTAAATACAGCTAATGGAAAAGTAACTACTGAGAATGAAACTAAACTTtctaaaactattacaaatcCTGAACCTCACCTAGACAACAATGTGtgttatcatttaaaaataaatacagttaACGACCTTGTGTGCCAAGATCTGCCAAAAGAAGTAGCTAAAACAGCACACGATGAAGTTGATACCAAAACTGTTGAAAAGAGGCTTAAAACATTCCTTCCCATTAAAATAATACACGGGAATTACGTGAATAACAGTGGTGATCGTACGCCATCGCCAATTATAATTAGTCCAGTTCTAATACAACCTATATTTTTTACGCCCAATGCAAGTGCAAAGCATCCAGGTGCAATTGAGCCCAGAAAAGACAACAAAACCACTGTTTATTATGATGACATAGATCAAGTCTcttctgaaaataaaaattctacCGTTGTAACTGATACGCCAAAACCCGGCGAAATACCGAAAAGAAAAGGTATTTATCAAAGAAACACCAAAGCAAAGAACTTACCTTTCCTATCCTGGAAGACTTTTGGATCTAACGACAGTCTACCCGAGTCTAAAACTCCTTCGCCGAACATAATTACAACCAAACCTGCTGACATGATTAAACCAAAAGTAGTGAAATTGTCCAAGACTCCAGAATTCCTCATCGATAATCAGTATTATCAACCTATGAAAAACGTTCCTTTTGTAATTAACGCGTCGCCAACATCTTTCACTAAACCAGAAATTCTTGAAGTAAAACCAAAGGAAGTCCAACCTTTATCTGCTCCTGTTACGACCACTAATCCCTTCCATTCTTTAGAATCTAGGCGATATTCTGAAGAGAATTACTATGAAGAAATAGGTGAACCGACATTCCCTTACCAAACTGGCAAAAATGtagctgatgatgataaaatcTCCACTCAAAACAAAGTCCAAGATGACTTTGCGGTAATCACTAGAGAAGAGTTGCTCAAAGTGCCGCGAAAACCAAAACGACCGAAGAAAGAGGAAAAGGCAGAGAAAGCTAAAATCCCTACAATAGTTACAGAGGACACTGATGATATTGTTAAGGAGATGGCTGGCATCACCAAGTCTGTCATATCTTTATCTCGATCTCCCAGTGCGACAGATTCCAGTAAGAAGGGTGGTGGTACAATTACCGATATAGTCCAGAACCTGGAACGAATGTCACCACGTATAGACGTAAAAACTGCGGAGCTGCGGAAATTTTCGTTGCAAGGTCAAGGGCACAAGGGGCCTCAGATTGAGACGAACACTGGATCGTTGCCGCGGCCCCCCAAGCCGTATTGGAAGACGTTGGATCACAAAAGACTGTCGCACCCTATAAGATCATTGAACGACCCTCCGCCGCAGCGCCCGCTAC CGATACCACCACGAAATGAGGAACCGCCAGCGCCGCCGCCTTTACTGTCCAGCGCTTCTCTCCAAGATATTATGGCGACAGCAGCTTCTAGACGAACCAAAG GTGTTAGCCGCCAGGACTCCCGGCTGTCGGTGAAGTCGTTAATTGAGAGTATCGAGAACGCCGCCAAGGCCGCCAAGCAATCCCCCGCCACCACACCCGTTGGAGAATGGCCGCAG GTACAAACAACAGTGGGAGTTACAACAGCCCCACCACCCATCAAGAACGGCCTGTCAGACCCCGCGCCTGCCACCAACGGGATCTCTAACAACAACTTTTCCAAGCCCCCCGCCGCCAGAAACAACAGACCGTCGCCCATCGCTGCAG AGAGCGGGCCGGGCAACATCCCCGACGAGCAGCGCGCGTTCGCCAGCCTGCAGCAGAAAGCCATCGAGACCTTCGTGCGCAGGAACAGCCACACAGACATCA GTGAAAGGAAGGACCCTCTAAACGCGCTGCAGGTGAAGAACGGCGGCTCCAAACGCAACGCGCTGCTCAAGTGGTGCCAGCAGAAGACTCTGGGATACAGCAACATTGACATTACTAATTTCAG CTCATCATGGAACGACGGCATGGCCCTGTGCGCCCTGCTACACTCGTACCTCGGCGACAGTCGCGTGCACTACGCGTCGCTGTCGCCGCACGACAAGCGGACCAACTTCTCCGTCGCCTTCGCCGCTGCCGAGTCTGTTGGCATACCTACTACACTG AATATTCAAGATATGATCCAACAAGAGAGGCCGGACTGGCAGCAGGTGATGGCATACGTCACCAGCATCTACAAACACTTCGAGACGTAA